GCGCAGCGCGCGCAGGTGTTCCGCAGCGAGATCGAGGACATCGCTGCCGATAAGGGAGGGGTGCTATGAGCCGGGCGCAGCGGATCGCAGCAAGGCTCGCTGGGTGCCGCTACGCAGTGCCTAGCGACGGAGTCGGCGCCGCCACCCCGGCACGCGGCGTGGGGCTGGCGAGTGCGGTCAGCGGCATTCGCCCGTTGCGCTCACGCATGCGTGACTATGACCACTCGCTGCTCTGGGTGACGATCGCGCTGTTGTCGCTCGGACTCGTGATGGTGTATTCAGCGTCGATCGCGCTGCCCGACTCGCCCAAGTACTCGGCCTATACGCCATACCATTTCCTCGTGCGGCACGTTGTGTCGCTCGTGACCGGTGTGCTCTGCGCGCTGGTGGCGTTTCGTATTCCGGTCAAGACTTGGGACAAGTACGCGCCGCGTTTCTTTCTTGTCGCGTTGCTGTTGCTGGTGATCGTGCTGATACCTCACCTGGGCAAGGGCGTGAACGGCGCGCGCCGGTGGATCCCACTGGGCATCACGAATATGCAGCCGTCGGAAATTATGAAGTTAGCGGTGACGATCTACGCGGCCAACTATACGGTCCGCAAACAGGAGTACATGCACCAGTTCACAAAGGGCTTCCTGCCGATGGCGCTCGCAGTCGGCGTAGTCGGCGCGCTGCTGCTGCTGGAGCCGGACATGGGCGCGTTCATGGTGATCGCGGCGATCGCGATGGGCGTGTTGTTCTTGGGCGGTGTGAGCGGGCGGCTGTTCGGCGGCCTGGCGCTGACCGCCATTGGCACGTTCGCCATGCTGGTCTGGGCCTCGCCGTGGCGTCGCGAGCGCATCTTTGCGTACCTGAATCCGTGGGACGACCGCTATGCGCAAGGCAAGGCGTACCAGCTCACCCATTCGCTGATCGCATTCGGACGCGGCGAGTGGTTCGGAGTCGGCCTGGGCGGCAGCGTCGAGAAGCTCAACTATTTACCTGAGGCGCACACCGACTTCATTCTTGCGGTGATCGGGGAAGAGCTTGGCTTTGTCGGCGTGGTCTTCGTGATTTTGCTGTTTTATTGGATCGTGCGGCGCGCGTTCGAAATCGGCCGCCAGGCGCTCGCATTGGATCGCACGTTCGCCGGATTGGTCGCGAAAGGCATCGGCCTATGGGTCGGCGCGCAGACGTTCATCAACATGGGGGTGAACCTCGGCCTGCTGCCGACCAAGGGGTTGACGCTGCCGCTAGTCAGCTATGGCGGCTCTGGGATCTTGCTCAACTGCGTGGCGCTGTCGCTGCTGATGCGCGTCGATTACGAGAACCGGGTGCTGATGCGCGGAGGCAAGGTATGAGCGCACGCACGCTGCTTGTGATGGCGGGTGGCACCGGCGGCCATGTGTTTCCCGGGCTGGCGGTCGCGCAGCGGATGCAGGCACAGGGCTGGCGGGTCGTATGGCTTGGCAATCCGAACGCAATGGAAGCGACATTGGTGCCCAAGTACGGCATTGCGGTCGAGTTCGTGCGCTTTGGCGGCGTGCGTGGCAAGGGCATTGCCACGAAGCTGCGCTTGCCGCTGAACCTGCTGCGCGCGTGCCTGCAAAGTCGCGCGGTGCTCGGCCGCGTGCAACCCGACGTCGTGCTCGGCATGGGCGGCTACATCACGTTTCCGGCTGGCGTGATGGCCGTGCTTGCGCGCATTCCATTGGTGCTACACGAGCAAAATTCGATTGCGGGCCTGGCCAACAAGCTGTTGTCCAGGCTCGCGCGCCGCGTGCTGGTCGCCTTTCCCGACGCGCTGCCTGGCGCGCACTGGACTGGTAACCCGATCCGCGCGGAACTGGCCGCCGTGGCCCCGCCCGAGGTGCGCTACGCGGCGCGCACTGGCCCGTTGCGCGTGCTGGTGGTCGGCGGCAGCCTCGGCGCCGCGGCGCTCAACAAAACGGTGCCGTGCGCGTTGGCGTTACTCGATCCGGCGCAGCGTCCACACGTGGTGCACCAGGCCGGTGCCAAGCATATCGAAGCGTTGCGTGCGCATTACGCGGACGCGGGACTGGTGCAGGGCGACGGCATCGAGCTGGTTCCGTTTATCGACGACATGGCGCGCGCCTATGCCGAGGCCGACCTCGTGATTTGTCGCTCCGGGGCGATGACGGTCTCGGAAATCGCCGCTGTGGGCGTGGCGGCGCTGTTCGTGCCGTTCCCGTTTGCCGTCGACGACCATCAGACGAGCAACGCGGCATTTCTCGTCGCGCATCACGCGGCGAGCGTCATGCAACAAAATGAATTGTCCGCGAAGAAACTCGCGGACTGGATTGGCGGTCAGACGCGCGCGTCGCTCGCATGCGTTGCGGCCCGCGCGCGCGAACTGGCTAAGCCCGATGCCGCCGAGCGCGTCGCACAAGTGTGCGCGTCGCTCGTCACGCGCGATGTGGCAGACGCATCGCACGCGTCGCGGCACGGTGCGCAAGGAAAGCAATGAAACACATCGTTAAGCATATTCACTTTGTCGGGATCGGCGGTGCCGGGATGAGCGGTATCGCCGAAGTGCTCGTCAACCTGGGCTACCAGGTCAGCGGCTCGGATCTGAGCCGCTCGGTTGTCACCGACCGGTTGAGCGGGCTCGGCGCCCACATCATGTTCGGTCACGACGCGCGGCATATCGACGGCGCGGATGCGGTCGTCATCTCCACGGCGGTGCACGCCGACAACCCCGAGGTGCTTGAGGCACGCCGCAGACATATTCCGATCGTGCCGCGCGCCGTCATGCTCGCGGAGTTGATGCGACTCAAGCAAGGCATCGCGATTGCCGGCACGCACGGCAAGACCACGACGACCAGTCTCGTGGCCAGCGTGCTGGCGGCCGGCGGGCTGGATCCGACCTTTGTGATCGGCGGGCGGCTCATCAGCGCGGGCGCAAACGCACGGCTTGGCACGGGCGATTTCATCGTGGCCGAGGCCGACGAGTCGGATGCATCGTTCCTCAACCTGTTCCCGGTGATCGAAGTCATCACGAACATCGATGCCGACCACATGGATACGTATGGCCATGACTTCGCCCGGCTCAAGCAGGCGTTTATCGAGTTCACGCATCGGTTGCCGTTCTACGGCATCGCGGTGCTGTGCGTGGACGACCCGAACGTGCGCGAGATTCTGCCGTTCGTGTCCAAGCCGATCATCCGCTATGGGTTCGCGCAGGAGGCGGATGTGCGTGCCACCCATGTGTGCGCCAGGGACGGACGGATGCATTTCACCGTCCATCGCGCCGACGCGGCGCCGCTGGACATCGTGCTGAACTTGCCCGGCACGCACAACGTGCAGAACGCGCTTGCGGCCATTGCAA
This sequence is a window from Mycetohabitans rhizoxinica HKI 454. Protein-coding genes within it:
- the ftsW gene encoding putative lipid II flippase FtsW — encoded protein: MSRAQRIAARLAGCRYAVPSDGVGAATPARGVGLASAVSGIRPLRSRMRDYDHSLLWVTIALLSLGLVMVYSASIALPDSPKYSAYTPYHFLVRHVVSLVTGVLCALVAFRIPVKTWDKYAPRFFLVALLLLVIVLIPHLGKGVNGARRWIPLGITNMQPSEIMKLAVTIYAANYTVRKQEYMHQFTKGFLPMALAVGVVGALLLLEPDMGAFMVIAAIAMGVLFLGGVSGRLFGGLALTAIGTFAMLVWASPWRRERIFAYLNPWDDRYAQGKAYQLTHSLIAFGRGEWFGVGLGGSVEKLNYLPEAHTDFILAVIGEELGFVGVVFVILLFYWIVRRAFEIGRQALALDRTFAGLVAKGIGLWVGAQTFINMGVNLGLLPTKGLTLPLVSYGGSGILLNCVALSLLMRVDYENRVLMRGGKV
- the murG gene encoding undecaprenyldiphospho-muramoylpentapeptide beta-N-acetylglucosaminyltransferase; protein product: MSARTLLVMAGGTGGHVFPGLAVAQRMQAQGWRVVWLGNPNAMEATLVPKYGIAVEFVRFGGVRGKGIATKLRLPLNLLRACLQSRAVLGRVQPDVVLGMGGYITFPAGVMAVLARIPLVLHEQNSIAGLANKLLSRLARRVLVAFPDALPGAHWTGNPIRAELAAVAPPEVRYAARTGPLRVLVVGGSLGAAALNKTVPCALALLDPAQRPHVVHQAGAKHIEALRAHYADAGLVQGDGIELVPFIDDMARAYAEADLVICRSGAMTVSEIAAVGVAALFVPFPFAVDDHQTSNAAFLVAHHAASVMQQNELSAKKLADWIGGQTRASLACVAARARELAKPDAAERVAQVCASLVTRDVADASHASRHGAQGKQ
- the murC gene encoding UDP-N-acetylmuramate--L-alanine ligase; the encoded protein is MKHIVKHIHFVGIGGAGMSGIAEVLVNLGYQVSGSDLSRSVVTDRLSGLGAHIMFGHDARHIDGADAVVISTAVHADNPEVLEARRRHIPIVPRAVMLAELMRLKQGIAIAGTHGKTTTTSLVASVLAAGGLDPTFVIGGRLISAGANARLGTGDFIVAEADESDASFLNLFPVIEVITNIDADHMDTYGHDFARLKQAFIEFTHRLPFYGIAVLCVDDPNVREILPFVSKPIIRYGFAQEADVRATHVCARDGRMHFTVHRADAAPLDIVLNLPGTHNVQNALAAIAIATELEVADADIQSALAEFNGVGRRFQRYGEVPLTRGGAYLLIDDYGHHPVEMAATIAAARGAFPDRRLVLVFQPHRYTRTRDCFEDFVKVLSTVDALVLTEVYAAGEAPIVAADGRALARAIRVAGRVEPVFVDTLDEIPDALAAMVADGDVVMTMGAGSIGGVPARLTQEQRA